One Denticeps clupeoides chromosome 10, fDenClu1.1, whole genome shotgun sequence genomic window carries:
- the nsfl1c gene encoding NSFL1 cofactor p47: protein MADRDELVREFISVTDVDEERARFFLESAGWDLQLALASFFEDGGEDDIVTLPQPESGSFSRSGPGEHRVTSFRDLRQEEEEDSDEEEGQRFFAGGSERSGQQIVGPPKKKSSNEVVDDLFKGAKEHGAVPVDRAGKGLGESSKAKPFVGGGYRLGAAPEEESAYVSGERRSSNSTQDVHVVLKLWKTGFSLDDGELRNYNDPRNAVFLESIRRGEIPLELRQRSRGGQVNLDMEDHRDEDFSKPKALFKAFAGEGQKLGSATPEVVSAHRVMTSPEDQVGGEAQASIPVAVDTSQPVTNIQIRLADGRRLVEKFNHTHRVSDVRQAIVRAHPAMAAAEFVLMTTFPNKELTDESQTLQDANLLNAVIVQRLK, encoded by the exons ATGGCGGACCGAGATGAGTTGGTGCGGGAGTTCATTTCTGTGACTGATGTGGATGAAGAGCGGGCCCGGTTCTTCCTGGAATCCGCCGGCTGGGATTTGCAG CTTGCCCTGGCCAGCTTTTTTGAGGACGGTGGTGAAGATGACATAGTGACCCTGCCTCAGCCTGAAAGTGGATCCTTCAGCAGATCAGGACCTGG TGAACACAGAGTTACATCCTTCAGGGATCTgaggcaggaggaagaggaggacagcgatgaaGAGGAAGGCCAGAG GTTCTTTGCTGGCGGCTCAGAGCGGAGTGGACAGCAGATTGTTGGCCCTCCTAAGAAGAAGAGCTCCAATGAGGTGGTGGATGACTTGTTTAAAGGGGCTAAGGAGCATGGAGCTGTGCCTGTGGACCGGGCTGGGAAAGGTCTTGGCGAGTCCAGTAAGGCAAAG CCATTTGTGGGCGGAGGCTATCGATTGGGTGCTGCACCTGAGGAAGAGTCTGCATATGTGTCTGGAGAGAGGAGATCCTCTAACAGCACACAGGAC GTCCATGTGGTGTTGAAGCTCTGGAAGACCGGATTCAGTCTGGATGATGGGGAACTGAGAAACTACAATGACCCGCGTAATGCAGTTTTCTTGGAGTCTATTCGCAGAGG tgaaatacCACTTGAGCTGCGGCAGCGTTCCCGTGGGGGCCAGGTGAACTTGGACATGGAGGACCACCGAGATGAGGACTTCTCAAAGCCAAAGGCCCTGTTCAAGGCTTTTGCTGGGGAGGGGCAGAAACTGGGCAG TGCGACTCCAGAGGTTGTCTCCGCCCACAGGGTAATGACTAGTCCAGAGGACCAGGTTGGTGGTGAGGCTCAGGCTAGTATCCCTGTAGCTGTGGACACCAGCCAACCAGTCACCAACATTCAGATCAGGCTTGCTGATGGCAGAAGGCTGGTTGAGAAGTTCAACCACACCCACCG AGTGTCCGATGTGCGCCAGGCCATTGTGAGAGCTCATCCTGCCATGGCCGCAGCAGAGTTTGTCCTCATGACAACTTTCCCCAACAAGGAGCTGACCGATGAGAGTCAAACGCTTCAAGATGCCAACCTGCTGAATGCGGTCATCGTGCAGCGGCTAAAGTGA
- the LOC114798549 gene encoding protein FAM110A: protein MPVEAIQPSYSRSIMPFRILNKGPDYFRQPSESGVRKLSAVERLEADKAKYVKSQHVALTRQEPVQPPVPRKPLLSPNPMRQCRISSPVARRLPDRPAVVENCRVTREGQRRGPRLNLEILNNLINVCDGPPSSSSFSSGHRRERTPLAETPSLPSSRTILPDPPQTSQTNRVTVRRVDVHPKNEPQKPCRSPLPPSHHISQLTSPPSPLLLLPPPSPAFTLLSSGSSCSSQRASAHKLTRFHRSKSDLSDRYSRAPADLERFFNYCGLDATELEALGDVEHLVCTSPDIKSLSKLHSVSTPRSECGEEGGREEEENQDIEGAPERVPYRISIIERNARVIKWLYGIRQARDRSHV, encoded by the coding sequence ATGCCTGTGGAGGCCATTCAGCCCTCATATAGTCGCTCCATCATGCCCTTCCGCATCCTGAACAAGGGTCCGGACTACTTCCGCCAACCTTCCGAGTCAGGCGTTCGGAAACTCAGCGCCGTGGAGCGGCTAGAGGCCGACAAAGCCAAGTACGTGAAGAGCCAGCATGTGGCGCTGACACGGCAGGAGCCTGTCCAGCCACCCGTCCCACGAAAGCCACTGCTGTCCCCCAATCCCATGCGACAGTGCCGAATCAGCTCCCCTGTGGCGCGGAGGCTCCCTGACCGACCTGCTGTAGTGGAGAATTGCAGAGTGACCAGAGAAGGACAACGGCGAGGCCCACGTCTCAACCTGGAGATTCTTAACAACCTCATCAATGTTTGCGATGGACCACCGTCCTCTTCGTCCTTTTCATCTGGTCataggagagagagaacccCCTTGGCTGAGACACCTAGTTTGCCTTCCTCCAGGACCATCTTGCCAGATCCACCACAAACCTCACAGACAAACAGAGTCACCGTGCGCAGAGTGGACGTTCACCCAAAGAATGAGCCACAGAAGCCTTGCAGGTCACCATTGCCACCAAGTCACCATATCAGCCAGCTCACATCTCCACCCTCCCCTCTGCTTCTGCTGCCCCCACCCTCACCAGCTTTTACTCTGTTGTCCTCTGGCAGCTCGTGCAGTTCCCAGCGGGCTTCGGCGCACAAACTCACGCGTTTCCACCGCTCCAAATCAGACCTGAGCGACCGGTACTCCCGAGCCCCAGCTGACCTGGAGCGCTTCTTCAACTACTGTGGCCTGGACGCCACTGAACTAGAGGCGCTGGGGGACGTGGAGCATCTGGTCTGCACCAGTCCAGATATCAAATCCCTGTCCAAACTGCACAGTGTTAGCACACCCAGGTCTGAGTGTGGAGAGGAGGGGGGacgagaagaggaggagaaccaGGACATTGAAGGAGCTCCTGAGCGTGTGCCTTACCGGATCTCCATCATCGAGAGAAATGCTCGAGTCATCAAGTGGCTGTATGGAATCCGTCAGGCAAGGGACAGGTCTCACGTCTAG